In Candidatus Cloacimonadota bacterium, the following proteins share a genomic window:
- a CDS encoding HAMP domain-containing sensor histidine kinase, translated as MNAPKLFLESSKLEEIQSILIQALAKAGLELGTDYLIQPVDNVQEYKAIDDDKRFYLDEMAKLNNDLTNMQRQLAKANAELSRLAELRNRFVGMAAHDLRNPLGIIKNFSEFLKTDLVGSINDDQMDIVNTIYNTAVFMQRLVDGILDVSSMQSGKVELSKSRNELNLILKQNVKLNQTLAKQNNISILYQGTDEDLFLDIDVVKIRQVLNNLIGNAVKYSPASSTIHCSLSRKGNFAHICVKDQGIGIPIEEQKSIFEPFKHLNRGGSKEKSVGLGLFIVKNIVEAHGGEISLKSEPGKGSIFCISLPIDGS; from the coding sequence ATGAACGCTCCGAAACTATTCTTGGAATCCAGTAAACTGGAAGAAATACAGAGCATTCTGATCCAGGCTTTGGCAAAAGCCGGCTTGGAACTGGGAACAGATTATCTCATTCAACCAGTAGATAATGTGCAAGAATACAAAGCCATCGACGATGATAAGCGCTTCTATCTGGATGAGATGGCAAAGCTGAATAACGACCTTACGAACATGCAACGCCAATTGGCAAAAGCAAATGCCGAACTCAGCAGACTGGCAGAGCTGCGCAATCGCTTTGTGGGGATGGCTGCTCACGATCTGCGCAATCCTTTGGGCATCATTAAAAACTTCAGTGAATTCCTGAAGACTGATCTGGTGGGCAGTATCAATGACGATCAAATGGATATAGTAAACACCATCTACAACACTGCCGTCTTCATGCAACGACTGGTAGATGGCATCCTGGATGTCAGCTCTATGCAGAGTGGAAAAGTGGAGTTAAGCAAAAGCCGGAATGAACTGAATTTGATTCTGAAGCAGAACGTAAAACTGAATCAGACCTTAGCCAAACAAAACAACATAAGCATCTTGTATCAGGGCACAGATGAAGACCTTTTCCTGGACATCGATGTGGTGAAGATCCGTCAAGTGCTGAACAACCTGATCGGAAACGCAGTGAAATACAGTCCTGCTAGCAGCACTATCCACTGTAGCCTGTCCCGGAAAGGCAATTTTGCCCATATCTGCGTGAAAGATCAAGGCATCGGCATCCCTATTGAGGAGCAGAAATCTATCTTTGAACCATTCAAACACTTGAATAGAGGTGGAAGCAAAGAAAAATCCGTCGGATTGGGTCTCTTCATTGTAAAAAACATCGTGGAAGCCCATGGCGGTGAAATCTCTCTGAAAAGTGAACCCGGCAAAGGCTCTATCTTCTGCATCAGTTTGCCGATAGATGGTTCTTAG